Genomic segment of Pochonia chlamydosporia 170 chromosome 1, whole genome shotgun sequence:
GGTCAATGACTTGGGCGTGTGGTTGCAACTGGCGGTGGTGGCCAATATCAAGACAAATATTGAGAAGAAATAGGGACAATCAAGTGGGAGTATGGAAATGGCTTACCTCTCATACAACCTTGCCAGCTTGTTTTTGCGCTCTTCGTCCCATTCGCTGCGTCTCTCGAGGTAATTTTGGTAGTGAAGCCGACAGCTTATAGCACTCCTCCCAGGTAAACGCTTCGACACATCTTCCCACTTCATGCCACTCCCTCTCAGCTCGATGATCAGGGCATCTTCCTCAGGTGACCACTTGCTCTGCTTCTTGACGGGCTGATCTGAACTTTGAGGGGGCATGCTACGTCGAGATCCAGGCACTGATAGGGAGCCTACAGGTCGTGGAGGAGGTACTGCTCCCGGTACTGCTActggtggcggcggaggtggtggttgccCATGAGCAGTTAACGACGGATTTGAATGCGGTGGTGGTACCGGGTCGCGTAggtgctgctgttgaacGTAGCCTTGGGACTCATTTGAGTCGGAAGACTTTAGTAAAGAGGATATATCCACGTTGATGGTCGTGCTGCCTCTTGTAGCGGCACAATGTCCGTTTACAGAGGCTTGGTGTCCGCGTATGAAACCGATATCGCCGTGGTTAATGACGCCGAACGGTGGCTCTGCCCGCGGGAGGCAGAGCAAAGGCTGGCTCTTGAGTTGGGCCAGCTTTTCTTTGCTGACTGCCTGACAGGCGTCACCCGTTGGGCTTTCACAATGACTTGGGATTGAAGAAAAACGGTCTCTTTGAGGCGGATCGAGTCACTCAAGCGAATGCAGTGTACCAGCACACAGGGGAGTGGGAAACAAGCTGCATCAATGTGTAGCGGGAAATCAGGTTAGAAGGAGAGCAGTCGTTGAAGAGCCAGAGTCGCCGGTCCCCAATCCGATCCTGATTTTTGGTGAGATTTCAGACGTTAGAGAAGTAGTTCTTGCTGCGCCCTAACTTCTCCGGTACACGAGACAAACTTGGAGTTGACAGTGTATTGTGATGGTGCTATGAAACAGGTTGTATGAAGGAGAACCAAATGTCGTCGAAATGTTGCAAAGAgtgagatggccaagaacgGACTCTTTATCGAGGAATGCCAGTCTGAGGTTGCTGCTAAACGTTGACAGCGGTTTGGACCGAAGGTATCCCAGCAAATGGCGGTGGcagttgtggtgttgttgcttcGAACATGTGGGTTTGAGGCCCGGCcgagtgagtgagtgagtgagtatgtatgtatgtatttAGGTATGTATGTATGAAGATGATTGGGGGTGGGAAGCTGGCTGAAGTAtaggaagaaggagaggaagaaaggaaaggaaccGCAGACGGACGAAGTGTCTCGGGATAGATAGTCAAGCACACAACGACTCCTTGTCAATTGTGTTTATAAATGGCTTTTACCACTATGATTGGTTATGCTGGGGTGTGACATCCACCAATGGGGCGGAGATGAGCGTAGATGAggcaaaccagacgccagtAGACGGGCCAGCAAAGACCAAGAGGTCAACGGATCGAAGTTGGTAAGGTCAGGTATACCTTGGGTCGGTAGCCAGGTCCGGAGCAGCCAAGGCAGGACGGCTGAGTTGATTCCACAATATTAAAGCGCCAGGCTGAGATGgaacaaagaagaaagaagtaAAAGTTGCAGGATTAGGTAGAATACTTCTCAGGTTCCGACATGGAGTGCCGTCTGGTAAGGTACTGTACCGGGCTGAGttgagctgagctgagctgtCAAGCAAGGTAAAGTCTGGTTAGGTAGGTACTGAGCAAATAGCGGCATCTAATAAGTCCTGTGTTGTCAAATGTGTAGGTGAAGGGATGCaagtacatatgtatgtaAGTAGAACCCAGGCAGGGAAAAGAGGACTGGCTGGTTTTGGGCAAAGGTCGCCAAGTGGAAACAAGaagcaacagcaaaacaGACGTCAGTCATGTCGGATGAGGCATCAAGCACGACAAGGGGGGTTGCAGGGACGAGGCGGGCCTGCGGCCGGGAGCTTGCTGGTTCAGTTTGGAGATGGGAAGAAATGGTCCCCAAAGAGGGTCGGGGACAGGGGTCCAGGGGGAAAAAAtggcaaaagcaaagaaggCGGTCCAAGAGACTGGGTGACTGGGTGTGTcgatggcatggcatggcatggcatggcatgggccttggcttgttggggTCAATGAGAACGAGAACCTGATTCGATATTGGCCATTCATTTCTCGGATGCCGTCCTTCGATGTTTGTATGTGATTATTCCAATTGCCCAGTAGACCAGATTTGTATTGcaaagtaccagaccagactgcgcAAAGTCGGCGAGTACTTGAGTACAACGATGGTACTTGACACTCTGCGGCATGCGCAAGAGTCAACATCGAATGTGCAAGATTTTCGAGACGGCTTGTAGGGATGTCTGGCCAATGGTCtggtatggtctggtgttgtttggtttggtttggtgtcgtgtcgtgtcgtATGGTAACCAGCCAGGCAGCGGACGTCGCAGGAACAGAAAGCATACATATAAaggaagatggcgagaagTTTCAAATTCAAGTGCAAAATGTCAGATTCGGTTCACAGTTTGTTCAGAAATCAAGCAAAACGAAGACTGAGGCGAAACAGCCGCGAGGTGGCAGCTGCGTTGGTCCGGCTCCTTCCGTTGTTGGCAACgccaaaatcatcaacatcagcatcaggatcagctccagccagctccagccagcacCCAGTACCAGCATGATACACCAACACGACCACAACGATGATGCAccaacaggaacaggaacaggagTAGGAgtaggagcaggagaaggagcaggagaaggagcaggagaagctTCGCAACAATGTAACGACGCAACAACGGGAAGCGGAAAcggaaacaaacaaaaccaCAACAACCAGGGCCACATTCACACCACACCTCACCTCTCACTGCCACAAGCATTCAGGTGGTAACTGGCTGCTCCCGCAAGTCGTGCCTGGTTATGTGCACCAAGAGCACGGTGCAGGTGCTCTCGCTCTTCTCAGCCATGTATTTACCATGTCCCGAGGTCCTGGCTATAACTGGCTTCCGAACGACGACATATAGGGCTACCTAGCTCGACTGTGCATGAGCAACGGGACACCAAAGAAATCTGGACGTCAATGGGAAGCCATGCATGGCCGTGTCAAGCCCGCTAGCCAGGGATTCCCTGAAGCTGcccatcagccatcagccatcagccataCCAGACATCCGGAGCGTGGGCTGGAGAAAGGGAGGGGGCGTGGGCCATCGAATGAGGTCAGAATAAGAGAGGGGTGCCTCGAGCAAACACAAGATGCAGGCATTTGAGTCTGGGGCATTGTGGACgcggatgtggatgtgggTGTGGTCGTGGACGTGGACGTGGTCCTGGACATGCTCCTGGCCAGGACCTGGGCCATGGTAGATGCCCTTTTTCACCAGACAGAATCGGCCAGACCAGAGCTTTGGGGACGACAAGTAACTGACGCTCATCatgctgtctctgtctcttaCACGCACTCACAAGTTCAGACTTGATGcagcaacaacggcaacggcaacggcatcaacaacgAGGCCAGTGCCAGCACCACGACAACGGAGAACATGGGTCATGAGTTTCTGCATGAGCCCGTAACACTCTGTGCAAATCTCATGTGCAATGCGTATATCCCATCAAGTCCTCACACCTCCGGCTTGACATGCGCTGAATGCAGTGAAATACAATACTGCACAAACACGTTTTCGACCTggagtttgtcaaggtcgAACAAATCCATTCGGCGGTCCGTGATGCCCcatcttctttttctctccGTCTTTGAGGGCAGTATTCCTGGAGtaaagtaccagacagtacACAAAAGCTAGCCTGGCTCAATCATTTGCATCTGGCCGGCCCAAAGTGGCAGCACAAGCTAGCGGTGTGTTGACCGACCGAACTATACCATGTATTATGAAGTCAAGAGTGATCTCTGGTGCTAGGCGCACGGCGTGAGCGAGCGCAAATGTCGGCCCACAGCTAGGCTAGGCTATGCTTGCTATGATTTGCCATGATTTCCCATGATTTGCCTTGACTTGCATTACAATACAGTCAGAACTAAACTAAGCTGATGGTTCACACGCTTGACCCGTTCACAATTTGCCAACACCAGTTCGACAATGTTTGCGGGCCCAACGGGCATGGACATGACATTTCCCATCATGTCAAGCATATCGGCCAAGACATTACACGCAAACTCGTGACATGCAGCCGAAGTTGGGTACAGCAACAAGCAACAATTGTAGCCTCGTTCTCAGGTCTCTCTCGGCCACTGCCTTACTTACTCGATTCCACGCCTCAAGGTCCGAGTTCCCGCAATGACAGTGCGACTTCAGATAACTCCGTACATAAATCATCTCATCCAAATGTGGGTTCTGTCATGCGTTCCAAAAGTAGACGCATTCCGTGCCTTGGTCCATCTCCCTGATGCCTGGCAGGGACCTTGCCCAAGGAGGTGTTGGTGTTCTGGGAACCGACAAGCTGGCTGGTATATTCCACACACGTCACAGAAACGCGACGGGAGTTGGTGTGAATCTTCTGGAAACCCAAGGCTTCAGAATTCCCCGGGGATGCAGGACTCAACCCGAGGACATGCCATGAAGTGCCAGGGTCGTCGTGGCGCATTGGATAAATTCGCCGGCCTCGAGGTTTACTGTCAACCTCTCTGAACATTGTCCCCAACGTCTATGCAGTGATCTGAGCCCCTTTTCTCCTCAAAGGATGATAAAAGGTTGGAGCAAATTGGGTTGTGTTGAGCCTGGACTTCGCCATGGCGGTGGCTCTCGGCACGGCGGTTGGATGGCTGAGCGGCATCACCGCCAGTCACGGCCGTGGCGTAGACCGTCAACCACCGACCTTTTTCCAACCTGGATCGATGAACCACGTATGTGCAACAGATGATGTTATCTTACCTGTCATCCATGGCATCAGAGTGCTTCGAATTTGACACCCCCCGTAaacatcacaccagacaacagacGACCATCAAACccccaacctcaacatccaCGAGCCGGCAGCGTCTGCATCTCCACGCCCGCACCGTATGCGCTTCACACACAACACACCTGCAGTTGGAATTTCTTCTTCGAACCCGTCTTTTGGCGAACTTGGTTGCTGAAAATCCCCCGCCCCCTGGCGCGACCTGGACGCACGACCGAGCAGCATGAGATTAGAACTAGCCTCGTCAACTTCCCATGCCTGCCGTGGTGTGTGATGTCTGATAGCCTAGTGGCCGAGGTCCGATGGCTAACTAATATCTTCCCAAGGGCTCGAGTTTCGCATCGTCGTCGTGGTTGCCGCTGCATGAATGTCGAGCAGAGTAATGCATACCACACAGCTCCACTGCTCCTATTCTTTCCTCTTCCAGAGCCTTGTGCCTTGCCAACTCTGATGCGGTGTGCAAACTGTATGAGTTCGTTTGCTTCATTCGCCCGCTCACTCGTGCAAGCCCGTTGGGTACCTACATTTCATACCCTACCTCGCCCGACGAGCTCCGCGAAGCTCCCGGTTTATCTACAGGCACCCCCTTCCCTCTTTTCCCTAACAGTACAATTGTCTGTATTCTCTGGTTTGACCATGTGTAGGCACTCGCTATCGGAAGATATTTGTGTCCGCTCACTTCAAATTGCTCGCAGTTGGACTCCTTGGTGCCTCTTCTCCTGTTTGTCGCTTCCTTCCCAGCTCTCTCTCGCCTGCAGACTGTCCCACTGCAATTCCATGGGCTGTGGGCAGCTGATCTTCACATCCTGTTGCAAGGCAGGCCCCTCATCTCCTAGCGTCAATCTTCTCTTTGCATCTGGGGCTCGCGCTGAACCCATGGGGCAAGGCCAGGAGTTagcttgttgcttgttggACAGCGCATGGCCACGAAGTCATGCATGCCAGCACAACTGCTTATTAGATGCCGGATGTGTGGCGTGTGTCTTGCCCATCCCGTTTGCCATTCATTTGATTATAACTACACAGGGGGCCTGAGGGTTTTTGCCTGAAAAGGGGGCGTGCCGGCATCCCATAGACGTCACTTATTGGAAAGCCGCCGACAAACAGTGCTGAGTCTTGGGGGTTGCAGCACTGCAAGCAAGCTAGATTGACCAGAGAAGTCGGCGCGATGTTGAGCCCTGCCTCAGTGCTCAATGTCCTCAGGCAGGGGGGAGCTGCTCGCATTGCCTTTTCAAGCCAGGGGGCTCGAGTTTCGAACCTGATTTGCATTGTCACAAACTTTGTAGTTCATTTGACATCGCGTCAAGCTGCATGGATTGCTGAAGGGGGTTCTGTGATCAGAGCTTTCCGCTTCTTCGGTCCGCTCCATTATGCGAACCAATTAAACTTCGCCAATACGGTGTGCTGGGAGGTTCTTGATGCTTCTCCACCTCAGAAAATGTCGATGAAGCTATTTGTGCTTGACATCCCCTATGATTGTTGCCGGAGAGTCCTGCAGGAAATAGGAGCCGGTAAGATCGGTTTGTGGGATAGAGCAACGGGTTTACTTTCACCCACCAGTTGGATGGAGGTGGGGTTTTCCCAAGATCCTGAGTCTGCCAGCATCTGAAGGTCTTCCCACCACAGTGGTGACGCAGCAGCCTCCGATTCGATGCGATGCGACGCTCGATGCGATCCGGGACGTGGTTGAGAGGTGACCGCCTAACTTACCATACTAACGAGCATTGTCAGTAACAAGTTCCGTTGGTGGTGTTTAGGTAGCactgttgctgttgaagaTCTGACCCGCCTGGCTGCAGTCACCTACATAATGCATGCTCAGTCACGCGAGACGCATAGCACCCACTAACTGCATCTTGGCTCATCGGTTTGTATGGAGCACGGGGGCTTTCTGCGGACATACATATGTAAGTCATTCACCTGTAGTGCATCCCAGAAATGAAATTTCGTAACCCCAGAAGTAGGGGAAGGGGCGTAACAACAAATGCGTGTGTCTGTAGTGTCGGAAAGAGGCGAGGTGCAACACTGTTCCAGTTTTCACCAAAGATCCGATTATACCACATATTGTCAGAGCGTCAGAATTTTGGCCGGTGTCTGTGCCATGCCTCGACCAACTGTGTTTCCGGATGAGGCTGACCCGGCCGCTTGTCGTCAGGCCACCCATCTCAAGAAAGCCAACTGGCAACCTCAGCAAACATTGAGCCAAGTGTCCATCCCATCACCGACACAACCTTTTCGTCACTGTGCAAGTTGGTGACACAGCTCACACTAATACCAGGTGACTTGGCCGAGCGCCTCCAAGGCCCGAACCGAACAACGGGCGAGATTGCTCACACCTCTTGACGCGCATTACGCCGCGCTCCCCGGAAACATCCCCGACTTGTCACTAGACCAGTGTCTGAATTGGCGGTCAATGTTGAGTTGGCTCAAACTTTGGGCTGTCATGAAGGTGGGTGCATCGTTGGTGTCCTGGCCGTCCACGTCAGGACCAGGGCTGTTTCGAACCGTTCGTTGATAGACTGCGAACCATGATCAACCGTTCATCACCGCAAGCTTTTCTTGTCACAAGCCACCACTCCGATCAGCTCCAGCCATGGTGATTTCTGAGGGCTCCACTACCTTTGACCGCTGGTGAGATGATATGAGGATGAAAATGCACCCGCAGAATTGGCCCTTGAAATTCGGGTTGGGTGATAGACGAACATTTGAATGGATATCTGTCGAGGAACTCCACACCAAGGGACAGGAAAGCTCTATCAAGGGCAGCATTGGCCCATGGTCGTCTCCAAATAAAACTTCCCTTCTGCGCTGTTGTCTCATCCACCTCGTGTGTTATGCCGTCGACAGaactcttcatcttcaacctctaCACAAGTGCCTGGTGAGTCGTGCAGGAGAAAATGTGCATCACCTCAAATGCTCcgtatgtacggagtacagacATTTTCCTCCCCTGTCATGAACGAAGTCGGTCCACCACACAGCCACCAAGCCGCATGGTGACAACAAAGGGGATGCCCTGTCGTGGTGCTCCATCAGGAGGGGTTGTGGCGTTTTAAAAATCAAGCAAGTGAGCCCAAAGGGAAGGGAACACATGCACGTTGGCAGGAACGCTCGAGCCAGGTTCATCCtgagaagaggaaggagccaTGACGCTTGGACTGGAAGAAAGCTGCAACGTTCTTCAGACAACAATTGAGCactcaccaccgccaccacgGTGATCCGACGCTCACTCCCACGATTATGAAGCATCTTATGGACTGCTTCATATCCGTAATCATGACAAATTCTAAAGTTTGTACCCGTCCCGCACAGGTGTACTCGGAACAGGGCTTCAAACCTCGATTCAGATTGCCACATTGCCTATCGCAGCAACTTCAACGCTGCAAGCGTTAATCAGCCACAAATTCCATTTGGCTTTGTGGCCATGACAGCTGAGCACCCATCTTTGGACACATTTCTGGCTCCAGAATGCCATAATTTTCCGACGACGTATCGACTGAGACGAAGTCGTGGTGTCAAACTATTAACTCGGCGTCCTCGCAGAAGAACGTGGAACACAAAAAGCCGGTGAATTTGCTTGGGGATTCTCTTCACCTCACCGCCCAAACAGCCTGACGTCCGTGGCTGAGATGGTGGCCATAAAACAGGCGGTCGTTCATGTTCCTTGGCGTGGAGGCCGCTGCACAAACAGTTGCATTTTCAATGGTGCCCCAAGACAACGCATGCCACGCAACCATCGATTGGGCATCCCTTCGCACAAAACTTGGGCCACATCGACATCTGTGTGGCGGTGAGTGTCTTgaaccattgccaaatgcACCAGCGGGACCCCAGCATGCCGCATCAAACTATCAGGGCCAACAAGGCTGTTTCCGAAGTTTCGCTTCATCATTGCTTCTTGTCGAGACTGGGATCTTCGTACGCGGTAAGACCAGGGACCCCCTCGTTACAAAAGCTTGATAAACCATTTTGTTCTGAAGCAGTCTGTACGGATATGAAGAAAAAGCAATCCCAGGCGTTCTGATTGCAGCCCATAAGTAATTTGACGGCTAGCCAACTGGATCATTTGAAAGATTTGGTTGGCAAGGAAGGGGGAATCAGCCCCCAAGAAAAAGCACGAGCTTAACGGTCCTAATAAGGCTCAGTGACGAAGGATCATCCCCTTCCATCATAATTGGGTGGCCGTCAGCCATGACCGAATTATAAGTCTCGGTCCCTACTTTCTTCTTCGAGCCGGGGATCCGTGTAAATGAGACCCGTCGCCAGGGAACCGGTGTTCTGGTGTCACGCTGCTGGGCACACGGACGTCCGTGAACAAACGTCAAGATTGGTAGTTTGACCAGGCCAGTCCGTCACTGCCGCGATTTCTGCTGGACAGAAGGATGCCCAGACCAAGCCACTCCGGGGCAAGGAAGCGAGTCCCGCTCAGAAAGAACTCAACCTTGACCGATTCCTTGCTGGGATAGTGCGGTGCCAGTTGGTGGATCACCATGCTGGATATTGTAATGCACAAAATCTGCTGGCCCAGTGGCTGCTCCAGATTCGATGGGCCATGTTGCTGAACAAAGCGGTCCAGCCCCATTAATGGTATTCGTCCAGCAGCAGGATGATATTCGCGCTTTAGGGTCGACCTGCAACATTTTCATCAAGCATTTGCATGCTAACATGTACTTTTGTAACGAGTATAGAGTAATGATATTCATTAATTTGAACCccttgtacggagtactgctTTTTTGGTTGAATATATCCACATTCTAAGATCCAGAGTCGAGGTTTTGCATCTCTGGGCTCAACCATGCCGCTGATCGATTGGGTGCCGAGCATTTATTGGACTCCTTCGGAAGGCAGCCGGGAATGATACGGCAAATGCCGACAAGATTGAGATAGGGCAGCATTGAATCGGGGGTTACTGCTTCAAGTGTGAAGCTAGGCTGCTCTGGTAGCTGAATTTGCTGTGTTCTGCGTCAAGATCCTTGTCCGCCCATCTGTCAGCAACTAACCCGAGAATGTGGGTTGCTGCTTGGCATGGATGTCCAAGGACTATCTGGCTGATGAAATGGCATTAATTAGCCGACAGAAAACTTCGAAACGaaccaagggcaaggactttttgtcttgtttaGGCATAACAGTTTCAAGCTCCGTCTCTGTGCTCTCGCGCTGGGTGGAGAAGGGGTTGGGTTAACTTGAGGGCCGTGAGCTGATCTGGCATTGAAAGCCAGGGGGCAATGCAGTGCGGGAACCGAGTTCTGAACATACCAGCATCAAATACAATTCAATATGCCAGCtacatacggagtactccgtactggAGGTACCCATGTAGTAGGCAAGCGGCCCGCCAGGCGCAAGGGACCCGGACTCCCAGCATTCAATGTGAACATCATCTGGTGGCTGACGGCCTCATTACGGAGAGCGCTTGGTCGTTGTCTTTGAACCGCAGGTTTGCCATGTTGGTCAGACCCTGGCCCACAGCTGTCTTCACAGGGTCTGGTCAGTCAGGGTCCAGAGGACAAGATGTGGTCCTGGCTTTTGGTGGCAAACAGGTGGGAGGTAGAAGACGAGATGTCGTTGGAGGAACCGCTGTTGTTTGGCAAACATGCAGTATTCCCCGCCTGCCGCTGCAAATGAGGCGGCCAGCCGTTGAGGCTTTGGcggatggtggtgttgtgtgTTGAAATGGTACGGGACACAAGGAAGCAAAACATCGACCTTGCCCGGCCAATATGACTAAtaaaggtctggtcaacctTAAACTGGTGATTGCGATGGATATCTTCCGTGCCGcattcaaatgtctggtctggctcgTTCTTGCCCTTCCACTTGGTGCGAGATTGGACTGGCAGGTGGTAATAGTGTacttgaagccatcacctGCCCTAGGTACGCAGGTAGGTACAGTACCTAGGCAGGTAGCTTCAATGTAatgtcaaggtcaactggaaggaaccagaccagatgtGGCGTCACGGTGCCAGAGAGCTCCTTCCCCTTCCCAACAACTTGGCTAGATCCGTAAAGAACCGGCGTTTTGCCATTGAAACAAAAACATGCCACTGCATTCTCTTGGgcaagcttcaatgttcaattTTGGCCGCCAGACTAtttcttgatcttgacccCAGTTTGAAAGCTTTTTGCATGAGCCAGCTCTCCAACGGTGGTGGACTGGATGCTTGGTCAACCCCGTGTGCCAGCAAGAAGCAGGTAATAAGGCTCTGTTTGTTCCAccagcaagacaagacagctCCAACCAGCCCCACCTGTTTTCTGAGACACACTAAAAGTCATTCACTCCAGATACGACAGTCAGGGTTCTGTGCTTGTCTCTGAGCTTCTACCCGTACGTACATGCAAGATGTGTCCAAAAGTTTGACCTCAGACAGCGTCTCCGcccgttgttgttgctgctgtcttGCCGCCTTGCCGCCAGCCGTCTTCCAAAGAGAACAAGCAAGTATTGACCATTTCCAGCTCCCAGCATTCGAGTCTCTGACACAGGCAAATCAATATCTCGAAGAGGGGCTACAGTGCAGAGCGGAACTGGTCcccaaaagaaaacacaaaACATCAGCTCTCACCAGACTAAAGCTAGATCAGAGCCGATCTGTTACATAAAGATCAAACAATAGAAAAGATGGCCGATGTACCGCTGCAGGTAATTTCAGAGAACGCTGCGTCTGAGCGGCGCATCACGCCTTCATGGTCAATCGCCACCCTCAAAGCAAAACTTGAGCCCATCACAGGCGTGCCCCCGTCGGCACAGAAGCTTAGTCTCAAGACTTCAGGAGGGTCAGATGCCGTCCTCCTTGAGGCGGCAGATGAGGACAACACCAGGTTGTCCAGCTTTCCCTTGGCACCGTATGCCGAGCTGCACGTAAGTTTGGTTACAACTTTCATTTGTTCGTGAGACAACGGATTCAAGGACCAGGGCGCCGGCGTGTATGCGGAAGAGTCGCGTTcctgaggatgatgagaggCAAGAGAAGATTGGCTGAGCCATATCACTCAATTCTTGTTCAAATTCCTCGTTTCGTTTGTTTCTTATGTTTTGCTGTGCTTCTTTCGTCTTtgctctctc
This window contains:
- a CDS encoding DRPLA protein (similar to Metarhizium acridum CQMa 102 XP_007812899.1) — protein: MKSSVDGITHEVDETTAQKGSFIWRRPWANAALDRAFLSLGVEFLDRYPFKFSKEKLAQLKSQPLLCLPRAEPPFGVINHGDIGFIRGHQASVNGHCAATRGSTTINVDISSLLKSSDSNESQGYVQQQHLRDPVPPPHSNPSLTAHGQPPPPPPPVAVPGAVPPPRPVGSLSVPGSRRSMPPQSSDQPVKKQSKWSPEEDALIIELRGSGMKWEDVSKRLPGRSAISCRLHYQNYLERRSEWDEERKNKLARLYERFKSEMWAKVAEELAVPWRAAEAMHWQLGEADMARRAGVVPFSLAAVNVESGHRIAPPRANIHFQPPDTVSRHMTPPSPRAIYARNPPPPPPPVSAMTVAGQMPRGENVGAPPVPPPLAGTGPIHGSVTEQHGEFYYSPGPVGPGPGLAPIQHQGQPRNPGPLPSLAELTTGVSPYAPQLERPHSGHMTPVPKHGMSIQTPPGYQQHIDSTRVKRRASPEMMQREGSHRRRLG